A portion of the Melanotaenia boesemani isolate fMelBoe1 chromosome 2, fMelBoe1.pri, whole genome shotgun sequence genome contains these proteins:
- the nog1 gene encoding noggin-1, protein MDQSHQCTAVYLLMLSLGLLIDRGICQHYYLLRPIPSDSLPLVELKEDPDPVFDPKERDLNETELKSILGDFDSRFLSVLPPVEDKYAGIEESDDFESQKATGILPKEIRALDFDVQFGKKHKPSKKLKRRLQQWLWAYSFCPVAYTWTDLGSRFWPRFVRAGSCLSKRSCSVPEGMVCKPANSTHLTILRWRCIQRKGGLKCAWIPVQYPVITDCKCSCSS, encoded by the coding sequence ATGGATCAGTCTCATCAGTGCACAGCCGTCTATCTGCTGATGCTGTCGCTCGGCCTTTTAATAGACAGAGGAATTTGTCAGCACTACTACCTACTACGGCCCATCCCGAGCGACAGCCTGCCACTTGTGGAATTAAAAGAGGATCCGGATCCGGTCTTTGACCCCAAGGAGCGGGACCTTAACGAGACTGAGCTGAAAAGCATCTTGGGAGACTTTGACAGTCGCTTTTTGTCCGTGCTGCCGCCCGTGGAGGACAAATACGCAGGCATCGAGGAATCCGATGACTTTGAGAGCCAAAAGGCGACCGGAATTCTGCCCAAGGAGATCCGAGCGCTGGATTTCGACGTCCAGTTCGGCAAAAAGCACAAGCCCAGCAAGAAACTGAAGCGGCGGTTGCAGCAGTGGCTGTGGGCCTACTCCTTCTGTCCGGTGGCGTACACTTGGACCGACCTGGGGAGCAGATTCTGGCCGCGGTTTGTGCGCGCAGGCAGCTGTCTGAGCAAAAGGTCGTGCTCGGTGCCGGAGGGGATGGTGTGTAAACCCGCGAACTCAACCCACCTGACCATACTGAGATGGAGATGCATACAGAGGAAAGGAGGACTGAAATGCGCCTGGATCCCGGTTCAGTATCCGGTCATCACAGACTGCAAATGCTCCTGCTCAAGTTAA